A window of the Drosophila simulans strain w501 chromosome 2L, Prin_Dsim_3.1, whole genome shotgun sequence genome harbors these coding sequences:
- the LOC6730540 gene encoding dehydrodolichyl diphosphate synthase complex subunit NUS1, whose amino-acid sequence MIEVLCLLLGRILLLLVGGYELMWRLRERLNALVVRSYDLWRSRAAREAHERRVLADCRSQLTKTPQHLVLVISPVDAGVDAVLLSRIFDFALDVGIKHVSLYDRRTKGRGYVDMADLCRSTSADTGSCLKWPPVAGPSKLENQPKNGQKTNGYVNGSHSPQLQLHQISASDGHALIADVCRELYEGRETDLVQSLLKQKREALTEQISDMLSKRLGFEAPEPELGIVFARQTCTYGLLPWHARFTEFHTHPSGRLFDVEAFASILCKYSRCEQRWGT is encoded by the exons ATGATCGAGGTGCTGTGCCTGCTGCTGGGCAGgatcctgctgcttctggTCGGCGGCTACGAACTGATGTGGCGGCTCCGAGAGCGACTGAATGCACTGGTCGTCCGGTCATATGACCTTTGGCGCAGCAGAGCGGCACGTGAGGCGCACGAGCGGCGCGTGCTCGCCGACTGCCGCTCCCAGTTGACCAAGACGCCGCAGCATCTGGTCCTGGTTATCTCCCCTGTGGATGCCGGCGTGGATGCGGTGCTCCTTAGCAGGATCTTCGACTTTGCCCTGGACGTGGGCATCAAACACGTCAGCCTGTACGACAGGCGGACGAAAGGCAGGGGCTACGTGGACATGGCCGATCTCTGTCGGTCCACCAGCGCGGACACGGGCAGCTGCTTAAAGTGGCCACCCGTAGCCGGTCCCAGCAAGCTGGAGAACCAGCCCAAAAACGGACAAAAGACAAATGGTTATGTGAACGGTTCACATTCCCCTCAACTGCAG CTCCATCAAATCAGCGCCTCCGACGGCCATGCCCTGATCGCCGACGTCTGCCGCGAGTTGTACGAAGGCAGGGAGACGGACTTGGTGCAGAGTTTACTTAAGCAGAAGCGCGAAGCGCTGACGGAGCAGATCAGCGACATGCTGAGCAAGCGACTCGGGTTCGAGGCCCCGGAGCCGGAGCTGGGCATCGTGTTCGCCCGGCAGACGTGCACCTACGGCCTGCTTCCCTGGCACGCGCGCTTCACCGAGTTCCACACGCACCCCAGCGGACGCCTCTTCGACGTGGAGGCGTTCGCCAGCATCCTGTGCAAGTACTCGCGGTGCGAGCAGCGGTGGGGCACGTAG
- the LOC6730541 gene encoding uncharacterized protein LOC6730541: MSGGSRPLQLVLLALVALAQWQPIAAGPVSNEELRGTIQSLIYSYNQLDNKLERHEHRERALGELLKKALQSLQKGQKSLEPINGIFGRLDERVSQIETMLITQEEKYNSQSDRFNQATEHMFKWMRENDECFKRPPVSANLIAPPAAPAPPAIPKEFLEDQKRLNAKLLEEIQKLSASVAALKESSQKAADQTQKRLEGLPKAPELLSQIEAKLQEHAASVTTAAPPKNAEFEAQLLERLTSLGGKVSALSETVQRPAAPLDLSEKDRAYIQELNNDTLNALAQLKSESSVVQKSAATEATERLQQAEANIQADVRQLSADVGILNKHFASTNESNAKLNEGLEALGKFNNIMMTNSEVVLDTQRKVDFGTLNVVQRVGKLLADEMATLSGLLKERFSSLDGAVVSIQQEANKNISGLLETELNQVWHRIEIMAGEISQSRLMLGDIQSASDGYNNSTLITMMGLGSRVEETKKHMIDMDENLNYLLGKLSLMSTEFASIKKGLADSLEDLRNSFHGLHERMPTGPGPHNIDKNTYLTDVNLLSKRHAEAGQE; encoded by the exons ATGTCCGGAGGAAGTCGCCCTCTCCAATTAGTGCTCCTGGCGCTAGTTGCGCTCGCCCAATGGCAACCCATCGCCGCTGGACCAGTCTC CAAcgaggagctgcgcggaacGATCCAGTCGCTGATCTACTCCTACAACCAGCTGGACAATAAGCTGGAGCGGCACGAGCATCGCGAGCGTGCGTTGGGCGAGCTGCTCAAGAAGGCGCTGCAGTCGCTCCAGAAGGGCCAGAAGAGCCTGGAGCCCATCAATGGGATCTTCGGGCGCCTGGACGAGCGCGTCAGCCAGATAGAGACCATGCTGATCACG CAAGAGGAGAAGTACAACTCGCAGTCGGACCGCTTCAACCAGGCCACGGAGCACATGTTCAAATGGATGCGCGAGAACGACGAGTGCTTCAAGAGGCCGCCGGTCAGCGCCAACCTGATCGCTCCCCCAGCCGCGCCCGCCCCACCCGCCATTCCCAAGGAGTTCCTGGAGGATCAGAAGCGCCTCAACGCCAAGCTGCTCGAGGAGATCCAGAAGTTGTCGGCCAGCGTCGCCGCCCTCAAGGAGAGCAGCCAGAAGGCGGCCGACCAGACACAGAAGCGCCTCGAGGGTCTGCCCAAGGCACCGGAGCTGCTGTCCCAGATCGAGGCCAAGCTGCAGGAGCACGCGGCCAGCGTGACCACCGCCGCTCCTCCGAAGAACGCTGAGTTCGAGGCCCAACTCCTGGAGCGTCTCACCTCGCTGGGCGGCAAGGTAAGCGCGCTAAGCGAGACTGTGCAGCGTCCAGCTGCTCCGCTTGACCTGAGCGAGAAGGATCGCGCCTACATCCAGGAACTGAACAACGATACCCTGAATGCGCTGGCGCAGCTGAAGAGCGAGTCCTCGGTGGTTCAGAAGTCAG CTGCGACGGAGGCCACGGAGCGACTGCAGCAGGCGGAGGCCAACATCCAGGCGGACGTTCGCCAGCTGTCCGCGGACGTGGGCATCCTCAACAAGCACTTCGCCTCGACGAACGAGAGCAACGCCAAGCTGAACGAGGGACTGGAGGCGCTCGGCAAGTTCAACAACATCATGATGACCAACTCGGAGGTCGTGCTGGACACGCAGCGCAAGGTGGACTTCGGCACACTGAACGTTGTGCAGCGGGTGGGCAAGCTGCTGGCGGATGAAATGGCCACGCTGAGCGGGCTGCTGAAGGAGCGCTTCTCGTCGCTGGACGGCGCGGTGGTGAGCATCCAGCAGGAGGCGAACAAGAACATCAGCGGACTGCTGGAAACGGAGCTGAACCAGGTGTGGCACCGCATCGAGATCATGGCCGGCGAGATCAGCCAGAGCCGGCTGATGCTCGGAGATATCCAGTCCGCTTCCGATGgctacaacaacagcactCTCATCACCATGATGGGCCTCGGCAGCCGCGTGGAGGAGACCAAGAAGCACATGATCGACATGGACGAGAACCTCAACTATCTGCTGGGCAAGCTGTCGCTCATGTCCACCGAGTTCGCCAGCATCAAGAAGGGCCTGGCCGACTCCCTCGAGGATCTGCGCAACTCCTTCCACGGCCTCCACGAGCGGATGCCCACGGGTCCCGGCCCGCACAACATCGACAAGAACACGTATCTGACCGACGTCAATCTCCTCTCCAAGCGCCACGCTGAGGCCGGCCAGGAGTAG
- the LOC6730542 gene encoding integrator complex subunit 14: MPTLIALDASLSMLRPVPGRNEHTYQSLASKGIQHLLDNLTAAGKMEHVALLSYSTTAELKVDFTRDYDQVRQAVKKVEPVDKACLMSMLKAVVSIMSPWGNQNILQVVVFTDCGLGFGNTSITGFLEAYAEKESEPEFGFLKTLANYNLNFICLGLHSDYYFTRGLAVYQQLLDKVSLKGQLFMTKPAKSSDAAEGNPNPNPNPSHKSELGRTTVFELIERLCEASYKSSEVTLKCGSYFRMEAPVLLWPPTAPYEQKSHIFGREPTIRHTDQKIEVCGFLALSDIGSPATLSRHWVLPKVEREKSGGSRRSGNLSAAAKPPKLNLDTSNPNYELEKLEADIKEFYAKDSKDTEESGDDDVTIVLKPGPQTEHQKENLCVLLHGALKMENMAALVRVGDKWYGFIYAFTDSKKKSNLMLNILPPGANVIPWLGDLESLGFPEDLAPGETASFPVRADRRSYSQSSVVWIRQASLQSDVQKVLRHAKKMPDKTQHFYKELNRIRRAALALGFVELLEALAMLLEKECAHLSLNGASNDCTLQLQHAATELRKTSNRDIKSTIVPLQKVGASDAGSTAATAPAPSYMY; encoded by the exons ATGCCCACCTTAATAGCGCTGGATGCATCGCTATCGATGCTGCGCCCGGTGCCGGGAAGAAATGAGCACACCTACCAGTCGCTGGCCAGCAAGGGCATCCAGCATCTGCTGGACAATCTCACGGCGGCCGGCAAAATGGAGCACGTTGCTCTGCTCTCCTACTCCACGACGGCGGAACTGAAGGTGGACTTCACGCGGGACTACGACCAGGTGCGGCAGGCGGTCAAGAAGGTGGAGCCCGTGGACAAGGCCTGCCTGATGAGCATGCTCAAGGCGGTGGTGTCCATCATGTCCCCGTGGGGCAACCAGAACATCCTGCAGGTGGTGGTCTTTACGGACTGCGGCCTCGGCTTTGGCAACACCTCGATCACGGGCTTCCTGGAGGCCTACGCCGAAAAGGAGTCGGAGCCAGAATTCGGCTTCCTGAAGACTCTGGCCAACTACAACCTGAACTTCATCTGTCTGGGCCTTCACAGCGATTACTACTTTACCAGGGGATTGGCGGTGTACCAGCAGCTGCTGGACAAGGTCTCACTGAAGG GCCAGCTCTTCATGACAAAGCCCGCCAAGAGCAGCGATGCAGCCGAGGGAAATCCCAATCCCAACCCGAACCCCAGCCACAAAAGCGAACTGGGCCGCACTACGGTCTTCGAACTAATTGAACGTCTCTGCGAGGCCAGCTACAAGAGTTCGGAGGTAACCCTTAAGTGCGGCAGCTACTTCCGCATGGAGGCACCTGTTCTGCTCTGGCCACCGACGGCTCCGTATGAGCAAAAGTCCCACATCTTCGGCCGAGAACCCACCATTCGCCACACAGACCAGAAGATTGAGGTGTGTGGCTTCCTGGCCCTTTCAGACATTGGATCACCGGCCACCCTGAGTCGACACTGGGTGCTGCCCAAAGTGGAGCGGGAGAAGAGCGGTGGCAGTCGGAGGTCCGGAAACCTGAGCGCAGCGGCCAAGCCACCGAAACTCAATCTGGATACCAGCAATCCCAACTACGAGCTGGAGAAGCTGGAAGCCGATATCAAGGAGTTTTACGCCAAGGATTCAAAAGACACGGAGGAAAGTGGCGACGATGATGTGACCATTGTCTTGAAACCAGGTCCCCAGACAGAGcatcaaaaagaaaacttgtGCGTCCTCCTTCACGGAGCCCTCAAAATGGAGAACATGGCCGCTCTGGTTCGAGTGGGGGACAAGTGGTACGGATTCATATATGCATTCACCGACAGCAAGAAGAAGTCGAACTTGATGCTGAACATACTTCCACCCGGCGCGAACGTGATTCCCTGGCTGGGAGATCTGGAGTCGCTGGGCTTCCCCGAGGACTTGGCGCCCGGAGAGACAGCCAGTTTTCCGGTGCGTGCCGACCGCAGATCCTATTCGCAGAGCAGTGTGGTGTGGATACGACAGGCCAGCCTGCAGTCCGACGTCCAGAAGGTACTGCGACACGCTAAGAAGATGCCCGACAAGACGCAGCACTTCTACAAGGAGCTCAATCGGATCCGCCGCGCTGCCCTGGCGCTGGGATTCGTCGAGTTGCTCGAGGCTCTGGCCATGCTGCTGGAGAAGGAGTGCGCCCATCTCAGCCTGAATGGAGCCAGCAACGACTGCaccctgcagctgcagcacgcGGCCACGGAGCTGCGGAAGACCTCGAACAGAGACATCAAGTCCACGATTGTTCCGCTCCAGAAAGTGGGTGCATCGGATGCGGGCAGCACGGCTGCCacggctcctgctccttcatACATGTATTGA
- the LOC6730543 gene encoding uncharacterized protein LOC6730543 — translation MGSPELPSDPGQEGLPTPPVEHPRGGVESEDDDDSDAYDGYQPLALDEENDAADPEISREHETPSKDNDEDVDLMTAPVTHGDPNMPDIEPADVEIERQVWSEPRPRELQMDLDKTRTEQILKAMSTITLPNITVPEWAKGVPEEHWKHELLDRINNRHHPPEPSTSSSRESNQHSKKE, via the exons atgggAAGTCCAGAATTGCCTTCAGATCCCGGTCAAGAGGGACTTCCCACCCCACCGGTTGAGCATCCAAGGGGAGGAGTGGAGAGCGAGGATGACGATGATTCGGATGCCTACGACGGCTACCAACCACTCGCCTTGGATGAGGAGAACGATGCAGCGGATCCCGAGATTTCCAGGGAGCACGAGACCCCGTCCAAAGATAATGACGAGGATGTTGACCTGATGACTGCCCCAGTCACCCACGGAGACCCCAACATGCCTGACATTGAGCCCGCTGACGTTGAAATCGAGAGACAAGTCTGGAGTGAGCCGAGACCCAGGGAACTCCAAATGGATCTGGATAAAACACGAACGGAACAG ATACTCAAAGCCATGTCCACGATAACGTTACCCAACATCACAGTGCCGGAATGGGCCAAGGGAGTGCCCGAGGAGCATTGGAAGCATGAGCTGCTGGACCGGATTAACAACCGACACCATCCACCCGAACCCTCAACGTCGTCGTCGCGCGAGAGTAATCAGCATTCCAAGAAAGAATAG
- the LOC6730544 gene encoding phospholipase A-2-activating protein, with protein sequence MEPSLDNYKLSCELLGHSMDVRAVAVGPPTPEGGQTILSGSRDKSTKVWKPHGNEYVESLTLQDHKNFISYICFLESEQWICTSSNDATICIYKHDGFVPLLTLKGHGSTVCALSAGLEPRSLISGSWDKTARVWTISEAGDVSFVALEGHEAAVWAVATLKEQRKYVTGGADKNIYYWNAKGEKLRLLKGHTDCVRGVMGLDANTLLSCGNDAVLRFWNEDGECVREMNGHTNYIYSMARNKALGDQVVVSSGEDSTLRMWNVITGEELGAPIIHPGISVWSVTCLNNGDIVTGCSDGVVRVFSHVPARQASEAVLKAFDLEVATRKSQINEEIGGIKKTDLPGPEALLSNGTREGQTKMVRHADGSVKCYSWTLGNWNLVGDVSGASGGTQSNSGKKLHEGKEYDFVFSVDISDTEPPIKLPYNRSEDPWQAAQTFIHRHNLPQAYLDQVANFIIKNANGGPELMEQAPTGYQDPFTGGSRYVPGSSHTNMVSGGNLDPFTGASSYSTASSNAQSQVDVNFVRSGEKHFPVSNYRTFDTCDAKKVLEKMMEFNGKLSIPDGKVGEEVLLAVIKLTDQSPELDLTSLEALAFLLKWPASMQFPVLDILRLAVRNEAIFSVLNNSHNFLATVIPQLSGSGANQLMAVRCLANSMSHATGRQHVMSRLAEIIELVGAIKTGSANLQIAVATFYLNLTISQTLNAAKSEVCHMVTSGVVELLKWTMDLEACYRSMQAIGNLTTTSCGQETIAQVVSVDYVMDKLRKLTSTPQDKNFSKVNSVGQALLAVF encoded by the exons ATGGAGCCATCGTTGGACAACTACAAGCTGAGCTGCGAGCTCCTGGGCCACAGCATGGATGTGCGGGCGGTGGCGGTGGGACCTCCAACTCCGGAAGGTGGACAGACCATTCTGTCCGGTTCTCGGGACAAGAGCACCAAAGTCTGGAAGCCCCATGG GAACGAGTACGTGGAGAGCCTTACTCTGCAGGACCACAAGAACTTCATCTCGTACATCTGCTTCCTGGAGTCGGAGCAGTGGATCTGCACGTCCAGCAACGACGCCACCATCTGCATCTACAAGCATGACGGCTTTGTGCCCCTGTTGACCCTCAAGGGTCACGGGTCCACAGTGTGTGCTCTCTCGGCAGGATTGGAGCCACGGAGCCTCATCAGCGGCAGCTGGGACAAGACCGCTCGGGTCTGGACCATCAGCGAGGCGGGGGATGTGTCCTTTGTTGCTTTAGAGGGACACGAGGCGGCGGTTTGGGCGGTGGCCACCTTGAAGGAGCAGCGAAAGTATGTGACCGGTGGTGCGGATAAGAACATCTACTATTGGAACGCGAAGGGCGAGAAGCTGCGTCTGCTCAAGGGGCACACGGATTGCGTGAGGGGTGTCATGGGACTGGATGCGAACACTCTCCTCTCGTGCGGAAATGACGCTGTTCTCCGCTTCTGGAACGAGGATGGCGAGTGTGTGCGCGAGATGAACGGACACACCAACTACATCTACTCCATGGCTCGCAATAAGGCTCTGGGCGACCAAGTGGTGGTCTCCTCCGGCGAGGACAGCACGTTGCGCATGTGGAATGTGATCACCGGCGAAGAGCTGGGAGCACCCATCATCCATCCCGGCATTTCAGTGTGGTCCGTAACGTGCCTAAATAACGGTGACATTGTCACCGGATGTAGCGATGGTGTGGTGAGGGTATTCAGCCACGTTCCTGCTCGCCAAGCAAGCGAAGCAGTCCTTAAAGCCTTCGACTTGGAAGTGGCAACCAGAAAGTCTCAGATTAACGAGGAGATTGGTGGCATCAAGAAAACTGA CCTTCCAGGTCCGGAGGCTCTTCTGTCGAATGGAACGCGCGAGGGTCAAACGAAGATGGTGCGCCATGCCGATGGTTCCGTGAAGTGCTACAGCTGGACACTGGGTAACTGGAACCTGGTTGGCGATGTAAGCGGCGCATCTGGAGGAACGCAGTCGAACTCCGGCAAGAAACTGCACGAGGGCAAGGAGTACGACTTTGTGTTCAGCGTGGACATCTCGGACACGGAGCCACCTATCAAGTTGCCCTACAACCGCAGCGAAGATCCGTGGCAGGCGGCCCAGACCTTCATCCATCGCCATAACCTCCCACAGGCCTACCTCGACCAGGTGGCCAACTTTATTATAAAGAACGCGAATGGTGGGCCCGAGCTGATGGAGCAGGCGCCAACCGGCTATCAGGATCCATTTACTGGTGGCTCCCGCTATGTTCCTGGATCGAGCCACACCAATATGGTGAGCGGCGGCAATTTGGATCCCTTCACTGGAGCTTCGAGTTACTCCACAGCGAGTAGCAACGCTCAGTCGCAGGTGGATGTGAACTTTGTGCGGTCTGGAGAGAAACACTTTCCCGTCAGCAACTACCGCACCTTCGACACCTGTGATGCCAAGAAGGTGCTAGAGAAAATGAT GGAGTTCAATGGCAAGCTAAGCATACCTGATGGAAAAGTGGGAGAGGAAGTCTTGTTGGCCGTAATCAAACTAACCGATCAATCGCCTGAGCTCGATCTGACTTCCCTGGAAGCTCTGGCCTTCCTGCTGAAGTGGCCAGCGTCCATGCAGTTCCCCGTGCTGGACATCCTTCGCCTGGCCGTGCGGAATGAAGCCATCTTCAGTGTCCTGAACAACAGTCACAACTTCCTGGCGACCGTCATCCCTCAATTGAGCGGCTCGGGAGCCAACCAGCTCATGGCGGTGCGCTGCCTGGCCAACAGCATGAGCCACGCCACCGGCCGGCAACATGTGATGTCCCGTCTAGCGGAGATCATCGAACTCGTGGGAGCCATCAAGACGGGCAGTGCCAATCTGCAAATTGCCGTGGCCACCTTCTATTTGAACCTCACAATCTCCCAGACTCTGAACGCGGCGAAGTCGGAGGTGTGTCATATGGTCACCTCCGGTGTTGTGGAGCTGCTCAAGTGGACCATGGACTTGGAGGCGTGCTACCGATCCATGCAGGCCATCGGCAACCTGACCACCACTTCGTGCGGTCAGGAGACCATTGCGCAGGTGGTGTCCGTGGACTATGTGATGGACAAGCTGAGGAAACTCACCTCTACTCCGCAGGACAAGAACTTCAGCAAGGTGAATTCCGTGGGCCAGGCCCTGCTGGCTGTGTTCTAG
- the LOC6730545 gene encoding zinc finger matrin-type protein 5 has protein sequence MGGKSYYCDYCCCFMKNDLNVRKLHNGGIAHAIAKSNYLKRYEDPKKILTEERQKTPCKRYFGSYCKFETYCKFTHYSGENLQELEKLVLARKKRKSRKEIKCKRWPWKTHLQKGLPPSLQHIDPTKLKQTNFELSWG, from the exons ATGGGTGGCAAAAGTTATTATTGCGactactgctgttgctttaTGAAAAACGATCTGAATGTGAGGAAATTGCACAATGGTGGCATTGCACACGCAATTGCAAAGAGCAACTATTTGAAGCGTTACGAGG ATCCGAAAAAGATTTTGACTGAAGAACGGCAGAAAACTCCCTGCAAGCGATACTTCGGCAGTTACTGCAAGTTTGAAACGTATTGCAAGTTTACCCACTATAGTGGCGAGAATCTGCAGGAACTGGAGAAGTTGG TTCTCGCCAGGAAGAAGAGAAAATCGCGAAAGGAAATCAAATGCAAGAGATGGCCCTGGAAAACTCATCTGCAAAAGGGTTTACCCCCTTCCTTGCAACACATTGACCCAACAAAACTCAAGCAAACCAACTTTGAACTCAGTTGgggctaa
- the LOC6730546 gene encoding uncharacterized protein LOC6730546, whose product MKKVLLTKAQHIQPVVASSSDVLVIKPVGSLRVISISAPQSAATYIQRKSFQPVYEDIFKLLMKIPDKALTQRVIDAMNGSNNSDKIAISNQGKHCSCGVQKVDSSTQTDWDTEESHKPGITNNSCEANGNTHSHMAGRSSEPIKPPVEPTKVPKKRGRKRNSCVPQVVKRSAAEMALKEREEKQLTPVITKRKKREVTQAQKFGENRIQNKTLVRSDSIMSDISINSEELNRVENFISGNNEDRIIRIMANEFRKWHIMSDEGLLPIHEEILHSDVYGVKRQIFVCCHTNVNINELLTRDGEDCLELALTNDTDTEIISLILDARMMTDHLYENSNTALHLAVINNINIESIRLLLRRIDLNSLLLTNDDGYTVLHLAVRNNQFLVAEAILDSIDECELGETVYRRTQEVANPNEWDEKGFAKYYDRACERLEMSKSFLKNRTHKRNVINASEARGGNPPLFYAVEGEQEHLCYFLLAHLADPDEENLSGHSPKSYHYEYARTLRINLKVARVMEKVIGILNT is encoded by the exons ATGAAGAAGGTTCTATTGACCAAAGCCCAGCACATCCAACCAGTCGTCGCTAGTAGTTCGGATGTCTTGGTGATCAAGCCAGTCGGTTCCCTGCGAGTGATATCCATCTCAGCGCCACAGAGCGCCGCGACCTACATCCAGCGCAAGTCCTTCCAGCCCGTCTATGAGGACATCTTCAAATTACTCATGAAAATCCCAGACAAGGCCCTCACCCAAAGGGTGATCGACGCGATGAACGGGAGCAATAATAGCGATAAGATAGCTATCTCCAATCAAGGTAAACACTGTTCTTGTGGAGTCCAAAAAGTCGATTCATCTACACAAACGGATTGGGACACGGAGGAATCGCATAAGCCTGGCATTACGAATAATTCATGCGAAGCCAATGGGAATACCCATAGCCACATGGCCGGTCGAAGTTCCGAACCTATAAAACCGCCAGTAGAACCGACCAAAGTTCCTAAAAAGCGCGGTAGAAAGCGGAACAGCTGCGTGCCACAGGTGGTCAAGCGATCAGCGGCTGAGATGGCGCTTAAGGAGCGCGAGGAGAAGCAGCTCACGCCCGTGATCactaaaagaaagaaaagggAGGTCACC CAAGCTCAAAAATTCGGAGAAAATCGGATACAGAATAAAACCCTTGTGCGCAGCGACTCTATCATGTCGGATATATCGATCAATTCAGAGGAGTTGAACCGGGTGGAAAACTTTATAAGCGGAAACAACGAGGACCGCATTATACGCATCATGGCCAACGAATTCAGGAAGTGGCACATAATGTCCGACGAAGGATTGCT ACCCATTCACGAGGAAATACTGCACAGCGATGTTTACGGCGTAAAGCGTCAGATATTTGTGTGCTGCCACACGAACGTGAACATCAACGAACTTCTGACCAGGGACGGCGAGGACTGCCTGGAACTTGCACTGACGAACGACACGGACACCGAGATTATATCTCTCATCCTGGACGCTCGCATGATGACCGACCACCTCTACGAGAACTCAAACACAGCTCTTCATCTGGCGGTGATTAACAACATAAATATCGAGTCCATTAGGCTGCTGTTGCGTAGAATCGATTTGAACAGTCTTCTGCTAACCAACGATGATGGCTATACAGTTTTGCACCTGGCAGTGCGCAATAATCAGTTCCTTGTTGCCGAGGCAATCCTAGATAGTATAGACGAGTGCGAGCTGGGGGAAACGGTGTACAGGAGAACCCAGGAGGTAGCGAATCCGAATGAATGGGACGAGAAGGGCTTCGCCAAGTACTACGATCGTGCCTGCGAACGGCTGGAGATGAGCAAGTCGTTCCTGAAGAACCGTACACATAAGCGGAATGTCATTAATGCATCCGAGGCGAGGGGCGGAAACCCGCCGCTTTTCTACGCCGTGGAAGGGGAGCAGG AACACTTGTGCTACTTCCTGCTGGCGCACTTGGCCGATCCCGACGAGGAGAACTTAAGCGGGCATTCCCCGAAATCGTATCACTACGAATACGCTCGCACGTTGCGCATCAACCTGAAAGTGGCGCGCGTCATGGAGAAAGTAATTGGCATACTAAATACTTGA